The following nucleotide sequence is from Mucilaginibacter sp. cycad4.
TTCAATTGCCAATGGTATCACGCTTTGTACCGGATCGTTAGGTGCCTCGGGCAAAAATGATATCCCTGAAATTATAAGCCGCCTGGGTGATAAGATCCACTTTTTACATCTGCGCAACGTTGCCCGGCAGCCGGATGGCAGCTTTTATGAAGCCGATCATTTAACAGGCAGCGTTGATATGTATGCCGTGATGAAAGCTATTATCAATGAACAGATAGCCCGTGAAAATGCAGGCCGGAGCGATATAGCTATCCCCATGCGGCCTGATCACGGACATAAACTACTTGATGACTTTAATTATAATACCTATCCGGGTTATTCGGTAATTGGCAGGTTAAAGGGCCTGGCCGAGTTGCGCGGATTGGAGATGGGGATTAAACGCATCCTGTACGACGAGCAATAGCTGTAATAAGTAAGGTAGCTTTAAAGCGGTTTTCCAGCTCTAAATAGCTACTTAGTTAAGGCGTCAATAATTAAATTCCTATTGCTAAATGTAATAAAAGTTTATATCTTGCAATCGATTGCATAAAATTAAAAATTTTATAAACCGTATTAAATGAGGCATGGCTTTAGCCTGTTTCATTCATGAATTTTTTTAACAGATCAATTGTGTTTTTATAAATCACCTTAATGGTTTATAAGCTGAATTAATAATGCCATGGCCAAATATTCAATAAAGAACATGTGTTTGTTGGCGCTGCTTTTCATGGCGGCGATAAATAAAGCTTATGCGGATAATGGTTATAAGTTATGGCTTGAATATAATAAGGTAACCAACCGGCAATTGGCCGTTGCTTACAGGCAACAGCTGCAATACATGATCTTCCCGGCACAATCAGACCAGCTTAAGGCTGCGAAGGCCGAGCTCTTAACGGGCCTTGATGGAATGCTGGCCCTAAAGCCACGAGATACTAAAAGCATAACTAATGGGCAAACTATTATAATAGGTACGCCGCAGTCACTAAAGGCTTTTTCGATAACTGCCCCCGATAGCATCGGCAGCGAGGGGTATCTTATCAAAACTGCCCTTGTCAGGCAAAAGAAATGTATCATCATAATTGCTAACACCGATGCCGGCGTTATGTATGGTGTTTTCAATTTTTTAAAGCTGATCCAAACCTATCAATCTATTAATAAACTGGATCTTTCAGATCATCCGAGGATGATGTACCGGGTACTGGATCACTGGGATAACCTGAACCGTACGGTAGAGCGGGGCTATGCGGGCTCATCCATCTGGAACTGGCACAAGCTGCCAGGAGTGGTTGATCAGCGTTATATTGATTATGCGCGGGCTAATGCCTCGATAGGGATTAATGGTTCGGTTGTAAACAATGTAAATGCCGATGCGCTGATCCTTTCGCCTCAATATTTGTTAAAAGTGCAGGCTTTGGCCAGTGTATTCAGAACATACGGCATCAGGATTTATCTGTCGGTAAAATTCAGCAGCCCGGTTGAGCTGGGGGGCTTAAAAACTGCCGATCCGCTTGATCCCGCAGTAAAAAAATGGTGGGCTGATAAGGCTGATGAAATTTACCGCTACATTCCTGATTTCGGCGGTTTTTTGGTGAAGGCTAATTCGGAGGGGCAACCCGGTCCGCAAAGCTATGGCCGTACACATGCCGACGGAGCAAATATGCTGGCCGATGCTTTGGCCCCGCATCATGGTATAGTGATGTGGCGTGCCTTTGTTTATGATAATAAAGTTCCGGACGACCGTTTTAAACAAGCCTATAACGAGTTTAAGCCTTTTGATGGCAAGTTTAAGGATAATGTGATCATCCAGGTAAAAAACGGCCCGATAGATTTTCAGCCGCGGGAACCATTTCATCCCCTGTTTGGGGCTATGCCCAATACGCCGCTGATGATGGAGTTCCAGTTAACGCAGGAATACCTTGGCTTTTCAACACACCTGGTTTATGAAGCGCCGTTATTTGCCGAATGCCTGCAATCGGATACATACACGCGTGGTAAAGGTTCAACAGTATCACGTATATTGAAAGGTGATTTTAACAAAAAACTGATAACCGGGATGGCCGGGGTGGCCAATATCGGCACTGATTTAAACTGGTGCGGCCACCCTTTTGCACAGGCCAACTGGTATGCCTTCGGCCGCATGGCCTGGAACCCGGAGCAACCACCGGCGGTAATTGCCGCCGACTGGCTCAAAATGACCTTTACCAATGACGAGAGCTTTATCTCGCCTGTAAAAAACTTCATGCTGCAATCAAGAGAAAATACGGTTAATTATATGACCCCGCTTGGCCTGCACCACATCATGGGGGTATCAACGCATTATGGCCCTGGCCCATGGGTTGATAATGCCGGTCGCCCGGATTGGAATGCCACTTATTATCATAAGGCAGATTCGGCAGGGATAGGCTTTGACCGTACCGGCACGGGCAGTAATGCGCTCTCGCAATATGCACCGCAGGTTAAAACGCGCTGGGAAAACCTGCAAACCTGCCCCGACGAATACCTGCTTTGGTTTCACCATTTAAGCTGGACTTACAAAATGCACTCGGGCAGATCATTGTGGGATGAGCTGGTTCGCCACTATTATAACGGAGCCGATTCCGTTAAGCAGATGGGGCTCACCTGGGATAAAATGCAGGGTAAGATAGACGCCGAACGTTTTTCCGAAGTGCGGCAACTGATGCAGGTTCAGTTAAACGAGGCCACAACCTGGCGCGATGCCTGTGTTTTATATTTTCAAACGTTTTCAAAAATGCCCATCGGAGCCACCTATGCAAAGCCGCGGCACCCGCTTGACTATTATAAAAAGATGAAATTTTACTACGTGCCGGGCATAGGAGGGAACAATTACATGACCAATTAATCACCACCATAAACCAAACGCCAATGAGTAAGCAATTTACCGCCGCAAAATTAATCCTCGCACTTTTTGCACCACTGTGCATTTTGAGTGCATGTGATTCATCAACAAAAAAAACAGCTGATACAGCCGATAGCGCAAAAGCAGATACAGGCAAAAAAGTAAAATACCTTTCCCAGCCGCTCATCAGTTCCATTTACACTGCTGATCCTTCGGCTCATGTATTTAACGGTAAAATTTATATCTATCCATCGCATGATATCAATGCAGGCATCCCCGAAAATGATAACGGCGACCATTTTGCCATGAAGGATTACCACATCCTGTCGATGGATAGTGTTGGCGGTAAGGTTACAGATAATGGTGTTGCGCTTGATATTAAGGATATCCCCTGGGCAGGCCGGCAGCTTTGGGCCCCTGATGCCGCTTATAAAAACGGTACCTATTACCTGTACTTCCCGGTGAAGGATAAAAAAGATGTATTCCATATCGGCGTAGCAACTTCTGCCAGTCCGGTAGGCCCGTTTAAGGCCGAGCCTGAGCCAATTGCAGGAAGCTACAGTATTGATCCGGCTGTGTTTACGGATACCGATGGCAAAACATATATGTATTTCGGGGGTATCTGGGGTGGGCAGCTTCAGCGCTGGATGACAGGAAAATATGAAGCTGACGGTTCAAAAACCGACTCAAAACAGGAAGATGCCCCGGCTATAAGCTGTAAAGTAGCTTTGCTAAAACCCGATATGAAAACCTTTGACGGCGCTGTAAAAGATGCTGTTATTTTAGATAGTGTTGGCAAACCGCTGTTAACCAAAGATCATGACCGCCGCTTTTTTGAGGGCTCATGGATGCACAAATACAACGGAAAATATTACTTCACCTATTCAACCGGTGATACGCATTTACTTTGCTATGCGATAGGCGACAGTCCGCTTGGGCCATTCACCTATAAAGGCGTGTTTATGAAACCGGTGCAGGGTTGGACAACCCATCACTCCATCATTGAAATAAAAGGTAAATGGTACATATTTTATCATGATACCCAATTATCGGGCAAAACACACCTGCGCAATGTGAAAGTAACCGAGTTACAGCATAACGCCGATGGATCTATTAAGCTGATCGATCCGTTTTTGTAAATCTCAACTGATATGAAAATCCTTAAAGCATTAACCCTGATACTGCCATTGCTTGATTTGTTGGGGGCGCGTGGTTTTGCGCAGCAGGTTAAGCCGGTTATTATCCCTAACTCCGAACACCGGCAAATGCACTCTAAACTGGCAGGTAATGATTATGATATTTATATTCATTACCCGGCTGGCTATGATACTTCTAAACAGAAATTTCCGGTATTGTACGTGGTTGATGGTGATAACGACTTTTCACCATCGCTGGAGTATTTAGGACTATTGATGGCCGAATATCATATCCCCGAACCCATATTGGTGGCTATTGGCGATGGTGGCCTGATTGGTACGCCCGGTAACAAACGCAACCGGGATTTTACACCGGTTTCAGTCCCAAATGCTGCCGAAAGCGGGGGGGCGCCGGTATTTCTTGATTTTATTGAAAAGGAATTGATCCCATCGGTAGATGCCGGATTAAAAACCGATCCCGCAAATCGTACGCTGTACGGATATTCGATGGGGGGCTTGTTTGCAACTTACACCTTGTTTACAAAGCCAACGCTGTTCAAAAATATTCTGATAGGTAGCCCTGCATTGGGCTATGGTAATGGAGCTATATTTGAAATTGAAAAGAAATATGCCTCCAAATATAAAAGCTTGCCCGTAAATGTATTTATGGAAGTGGGCGGATTGGAAACACGGGGTCAGGTTGAACCAAACAAGCGGCTGGCGGCGTTATTAGAGAACCGGCATTATGAAAACCTTGTTTTTAAGCATATTATTATTGATGATGTTACACACTTATCTGGTAAGCCGGTTACCATGCTTAAAGCTCTGGCGTGGGGGTATGCACGTAAGTAACAGATAAGGTTGTTTTTTCTTTACATCAGCGTAATCAAAAGAGTTATGAAGGCTCACATATTGATATTTGTTTTGTGCTGTTTGGTAGTCTGTATACTTAAGGCACAAAATACTATTCAAGCAATACCGCATATACAATATTACGGCGGTAGTGCCGAATTATTGGTAGATGGAGCACCGTATTTAATGACAGGAGGCGAGCTTGGAAACTCAAGCACTTCAAGCACTGCTTATATGGCCCCGATTTGGCCTAAGCTGCAAAAGATGCATCTCAACACGGTAATAGCCCCGGTTTATTGGGAACTATTGGAGCCACAAGAGGGCAAGTTTAATTTTACGCTGGTTGATGATTTGATCAAAAGTGCCCGGCTGTATCACATGAAACTGGTGCTGCTTTGGTTTGGCACCTGGAAAAATAGCATGAGCTGTTATGCGCCAGGTTGGGTTAAAACCAACGAAAAGCGTTTTCCGCGCGTAGTAAATAGTATGGGTGGTCCCGAAGAAATCATTTCACCATTCTCCAAAGATGCTTTGCAGGCAGATATTAAAGCTTTTAGCGTGTTAATGCGGCATATTAAGCAAACCGATAGTAAGTTACACACAGTACTGATGGTACAGGTTGAAAACGAGATTGGTATGTTGCCAGACGCTCGTGATCATTCAACGTTAGCCAATGAGGCTTTCAATCAGCCCGTTCCGGAAAAGCTAATTACCTGGTTAAATTCGCACAAGGAAAAGCTTGTGCCGGAAATGCAAAAGATATGGCAGGAGGGAGGATATAAAACTTCAGGTAACTGGGAATCGGTTTTTGGCAAAAGCCCGGCTACCGACGAATTGTTTATGGCTTGGTACTTTGCTGAATATGCCAACGCTGTAGCTAAAGCAGGCAAAGTCGTTTACCCGCTGCCGATGTACGTGAATGCCGCCCTTAACGCGCCGGGCAAAAAGCCGGGGCAATACCCTTCTGCAGGCCCGTTGCCGCATTTAATTGACATATGGAAAGCGGGTGCGCCCGATATTGACCTGCTGTCGCCCGATTTTTATAATCCTAATTTCAGCTACTGGAATGATCGTTACGCCCGGCCGGATAATGCATTGTTTATCCCCGAGCACCGGTTTGAGGATGGTGTAGATGCTAAAGCTTTTTATGCCATTGGGCATTATAAGGCGCTGGGTTTTTCACCTTTTTCTATTGAAACAGCTAACAAAACGGCGGGCGAACCACTTAGCCAATCGTATAATATTATTCAGCAGTTGTCGGGGGAGATCAGCAAGGCAAAGCGCAAGGGAACTATGGAGGGCGTACTGTTAAGTAAGGATGCGGATACAGTGCGGTTGCAAATGGGGGACTATATCCTGACGGTTTCGCATGATTTAACGCTGGGCTGGTCGCCAAAAGCAAAGGATGCAAACTGGCTGCTAACCGGTGGTATTATTATTGCCTTGCCCAACGATGAGTTTTATGTAGGCGGTACCGGCCTGGTGATCAGCTTTAAGCCGGTTAAAGCTGGAGTACGTGCAGGCATCTTGCAGGTAGACGAAGGCGTATTTATTAACGGAAAATGGCGGCCGGGACGCCGTTTAAATGGTGATGAAGACCACCAGGGAAGACATTTGAGGATTCCGGTGGGCGAATATGGGATCCAGCGTATTAAGCTTTATAATTATAGGTGATTTCGGGCAATACTTAAAAGTGGAAAATGCCTTTTAAACATTTTCCACCTTCTATTAAGCTACGCCGGAATCAAGTTGGTTGTAATGCCTATCCTGTTCCATGCATTGATAGTGATAATGGCTAAGATTACTTGCGCCAGGTAAGTTTTTTCCAGCACTTTGGCTGCCTGTTGATATGTTTCATCTTTTACATGGTTACTGATTAAAGTAACTTCTTCTGTCAATGCCAGTATCGCCCGTTCTTCTTCTGAAAAAAACGGTGTGTCACGCCATGCGTTAAGGGCATAAATGCGCTGTTCCGTTTCGCCTGCTTTGCGGGCTTCTTTAGTGTGCATGTCAATACAAAAAGCGCATCCATTTATTTGCGAGGCCCTGATTTTGATCAGGTCTTTATGTTTTCTTGTGAGCGGTGTACTTTCAATAAATCCTTCAAGTCCAAGGATAGCTTTGTATCCGGCGGGCTCTACTTTGTCAATTTTAATTCGTGTTTCCATTTTAAAAAATTATTTTGATACAAAGTTAGAGCGCTGATATTGGTACTAATTATACCAGCTTTGAAATAAAGGGTGGCCCAGCCATGTTAATGCAGTACCTTTTTCAGGAGCTCAAGTGCTTTGATCGTCTCATTTTCATCGAGAGAGGCAAAGCCCATTCTGATTCCGTTAACAGCATAAGATTCGTTTTTGTAAAAACTCCCGTCGTCTATCTGAAGTCTCTTCTTCGCGGCATCTTCGGCCAGTTTTACTAAATCAATCTGCTCATTAAAATTTGCCCAAACAGCAAGGCCGCCTTCGGGAACGTTGAAAGTTATATCGTTGCTGAAATCCGATTGGAGGATCTGGCAAAGCAAATTTCTGCGCTGCCTGTAAATTTTTAACGATTTTCTGAAGTACCTTTCCATCTCGCCGTTATTAAACAGTACGGCAAATGCCTCTTCCAGCACTGTGTCTCCTTGCTTGTCTATCAGCTCTCTTAACGCTGCTGCTGCGTTAACAAATGCCGAAGGCCCGGTCATAAAGCCAATGCGTAGAGCGGGAGCAAATGTTTTAGTAACAGAGCCTATATAAATTACGTTTTGATTATGGTCAATACTTGCCAGTGGCAGGTAAGGTTTGTTGTTATAATGAAAATCAAAGTCGTAATCGTCTTCTATAATAGCAAAGCGGTATTCTGTTGCAAGCTTTAACAATTTTAACCTCCGCTCCGTACTCATGGTTACCGTTGTTGGGTAGTGATGATGCGGTATGATGTATACTGCTTTGATACTTCTATATTGTAAAATCGTTTCAAGATGATCAATATCCATTCCATAAGTATCAACCGGAATCCTCACAAGGTTAGCACCTGCGTATCTGAAAGTATCATCAGCCAAAACATAATTTGAAAGACCAACGGCTACGCTATCACCGGGATTAATCAGCAGTTGGGTAGCTAAATAGATCCCCATTTGGCTACCTTTGGTGATCACTATATTTTCGACAGGAACACTCAATCCCCTGGTGTGTGAAAGGTAGCTGCAAATAGCAGTACGAAGGTTTTCCGAACCTTTGGAGCTTCCATATTTCAAATAGTTCTTTCCGTATAATCTCCTGGAAAGGCTCCGGTATTCACGCATTAACAGATCAACCGGCGTTAAGCGCACATCCGGAAAGCCGCCATCAATGGTGAGCATTTCCTTTTCGGGACCTTTAGTGATCCATGCATTTTCAAATTTATTAGTCCAGGTAAAAGCTTCATGGTGAGGGTTGTTTTTACCTGGCTCAGGAACGGCAGGCCTGGAAAGTACTGGTAACTTTGAAAGCACGAATACGCCTTTGCGCTCAACTGATTCGGCCCAACCCTGGCTAACCAGCTCTTCGTAAGCCAGTTTTACCGTGTTCCTGTTAATACCAATCAATTGTGCAAGTACGCGGGATCCCGGCAGGATATCGGCAGGCTGTAGCGTACCACTGGTAATCAATGATATAAACATATTGCACACCTGGATATGTAAGGATACGGAAGCGTTCCGGTCAACCTGGATCAATGATTTATAGGGTAACACCTGGGCTGTAGTTTTTATCTAAACTGGTATACAAATATAATCCAGGTGCCCGGTACTTTTGTATAAAATTAGTAAAATGAAAAAAGTATTGGTTATTAATGCAAGTGCAAGAACAGCTAAATCTCAAAGCAGAAAGCTGTCTGAGGCGTTTGTTAATCATTGGAAAGGCATCCATGCCAACCCCTTGATCAAGTATCGTGAATTGGGAGCTGAGGACGTGCCTCACA
It contains:
- a CDS encoding DUF5597 domain-containing protein, translating into MKAHILIFVLCCLVVCILKAQNTIQAIPHIQYYGGSAELLVDGAPYLMTGGELGNSSTSSTAYMAPIWPKLQKMHLNTVIAPVYWELLEPQEGKFNFTLVDDLIKSARLYHMKLVLLWFGTWKNSMSCYAPGWVKTNEKRFPRVVNSMGGPEEIISPFSKDALQADIKAFSVLMRHIKQTDSKLHTVLMVQVENEIGMLPDARDHSTLANEAFNQPVPEKLITWLNSHKEKLVPEMQKIWQEGGYKTSGNWESVFGKSPATDELFMAWYFAEYANAVAKAGKVVYPLPMYVNAALNAPGKKPGQYPSAGPLPHLIDIWKAGAPDIDLLSPDFYNPNFSYWNDRYARPDNALFIPEHRFEDGVDAKAFYAIGHYKALGFSPFSIETANKTAGEPLSQSYNIIQQLSGEISKAKRKGTMEGVLLSKDADTVRLQMGDYILTVSHDLTLGWSPKAKDANWLLTGGIIIALPNDEFYVGGTGLVISFKPVKAGVRAGILQVDEGVFINGKWRPGRRLNGDEDHQGRHLRIPVGEYGIQRIKLYNYR
- a CDS encoding alpha-glucuronidase family glycosyl hydrolase; protein product: MAKYSIKNMCLLALLFMAAINKAYADNGYKLWLEYNKVTNRQLAVAYRQQLQYMIFPAQSDQLKAAKAELLTGLDGMLALKPRDTKSITNGQTIIIGTPQSLKAFSITAPDSIGSEGYLIKTALVRQKKCIIIIANTDAGVMYGVFNFLKLIQTYQSINKLDLSDHPRMMYRVLDHWDNLNRTVERGYAGSSIWNWHKLPGVVDQRYIDYARANASIGINGSVVNNVNADALILSPQYLLKVQALASVFRTYGIRIYLSVKFSSPVELGGLKTADPLDPAVKKWWADKADEIYRYIPDFGGFLVKANSEGQPGPQSYGRTHADGANMLADALAPHHGIVMWRAFVYDNKVPDDRFKQAYNEFKPFDGKFKDNVIIQVKNGPIDFQPREPFHPLFGAMPNTPLMMEFQLTQEYLGFSTHLVYEAPLFAECLQSDTYTRGKGSTVSRILKGDFNKKLITGMAGVANIGTDLNWCGHPFAQANWYAFGRMAWNPEQPPAVIAADWLKMTFTNDESFISPVKNFMLQSRENTVNYMTPLGLHHIMGVSTHYGPGPWVDNAGRPDWNATYYHKADSAGIGFDRTGTGSNALSQYAPQVKTRWENLQTCPDEYLLWFHHLSWTYKMHSGRSLWDELVRHYYNGADSVKQMGLTWDKMQGKIDAERFSEVRQLMQVQLNEATTWRDACVLYFQTFSKMPIGATYAKPRHPLDYYKKMKFYYVPGIGGNNYMTN
- a CDS encoding carboxymuconolactone decarboxylase family protein, encoding METRIKIDKVEPAGYKAILGLEGFIESTPLTRKHKDLIKIRASQINGCAFCIDMHTKEARKAGETEQRIYALNAWRDTPFFSEEERAILALTEEVTLISNHVKDETYQQAAKVLEKTYLAQVILAIITINAWNRIGITTNLIPA
- a CDS encoding glycoside hydrolase family 43 protein, whose translation is MSKQFTAAKLILALFAPLCILSACDSSTKKTADTADSAKADTGKKVKYLSQPLISSIYTADPSAHVFNGKIYIYPSHDINAGIPENDNGDHFAMKDYHILSMDSVGGKVTDNGVALDIKDIPWAGRQLWAPDAAYKNGTYYLYFPVKDKKDVFHIGVATSASPVGPFKAEPEPIAGSYSIDPAVFTDTDGKTYMYFGGIWGGQLQRWMTGKYEADGSKTDSKQEDAPAISCKVALLKPDMKTFDGAVKDAVILDSVGKPLLTKDHDRRFFEGSWMHKYNGKYYFTYSTGDTHLLCYAIGDSPLGPFTYKGVFMKPVQGWTTHHSIIEIKGKWYIFYHDTQLSGKTHLRNVKVTELQHNADGSIKLIDPFL
- a CDS encoding PLP-dependent aminotransferase family protein codes for the protein MLPYKSLIQVDRNASVSLHIQVCNMFISLITSGTLQPADILPGSRVLAQLIGINRNTVKLAYEELVSQGWAESVERKGVFVLSKLPVLSRPAVPEPGKNNPHHEAFTWTNKFENAWITKGPEKEMLTIDGGFPDVRLTPVDLLMREYRSLSRRLYGKNYLKYGSSKGSENLRTAICSYLSHTRGLSVPVENIVITKGSQMGIYLATQLLINPGDSVAVGLSNYVLADDTFRYAGANLVRIPVDTYGMDIDHLETILQYRSIKAVYIIPHHHYPTTVTMSTERRLKLLKLATEYRFAIIEDDYDFDFHYNNKPYLPLASIDHNQNVIYIGSVTKTFAPALRIGFMTGPSAFVNAAAALRELIDKQGDTVLEEAFAVLFNNGEMERYFRKSLKIYRQRRNLLCQILQSDFSNDITFNVPEGGLAVWANFNEQIDLVKLAEDAAKKRLQIDDGSFYKNESYAVNGIRMGFASLDENETIKALELLKKVLH
- a CDS encoding alpha/beta hydrolase-fold protein — encoded protein: MKILKALTLILPLLDLLGARGFAQQVKPVIIPNSEHRQMHSKLAGNDYDIYIHYPAGYDTSKQKFPVLYVVDGDNDFSPSLEYLGLLMAEYHIPEPILVAIGDGGLIGTPGNKRNRDFTPVSVPNAAESGGAPVFLDFIEKELIPSVDAGLKTDPANRTLYGYSMGGLFATYTLFTKPTLFKNILIGSPALGYGNGAIFEIEKKYASKYKSLPVNVFMEVGGLETRGQVEPNKRLAALLENRHYENLVFKHIIIDDVTHLSGKPVTMLKALAWGYARK